The Merismopedia glauca CCAP 1448/3 genome has a segment encoding these proteins:
- a CDS encoding type II toxin-antitoxin system RelE family toxin yields MLYALRLTKAAEKELYDLQPKQFKQVAKKIFSLQSDATPQDCKPLKGYPGAYRVDQGEYRIMYFIVENEIQIFRVGKRNDDEVYENL; encoded by the coding sequence ATGCTTTACGCTTTACGATTAACAAAAGCTGCGGAAAAAGAATTGTACGATCTACAGCCCAAGCAATTCAAACAAGTAGCCAAAAAGATATTTTCTCTGCAAAGCGATGCTACACCTCAAGATTGCAAGCCCTTAAAAGGATATCCTGGGGCATACCGCGTAGACCAAGGAGAGTATCGGATTATGTACTTTATTGTCGAAAATGAGATCCAAATCTTTAGAGTTGGTAAGCGTAATGACGATGAGGTTTACGAGAATCTCTAG
- a CDS encoding 2OG-Fe dioxygenase family protein → MQKLLSATHLDYSFMFTFKQVNSLELEAMKPFFDNMPVDPYIKGNYRFRRLSRFSLAENELIKLPHGYLFQSKEYNPLVGDIKREFSEIEDGLIQLDAFQKMVLAFRDSCKLHPEVEIGVHQIRTTCHLDTLGNPAPEGIHRDGTDFIGIFCVDRHNIAGGETHLYMNKKEKPVFRKVLQSGELLLVNDNQFFHFTTPIQALSEGEGTRDVFVLTCPSLLH, encoded by the coding sequence ATGCAAAAACTATTATCAGCAACTCACCTAGATTACTCTTTTATGTTTACCTTCAAGCAGGTAAACTCTCTCGAACTAGAAGCAATGAAACCTTTTTTCGATAATATGCCAGTCGATCCTTATATCAAAGGAAATTATCGGTTTCGGCGCTTATCTAGGTTTAGTCTGGCGGAAAATGAATTAATTAAACTACCTCATGGATATTTGTTTCAAAGTAAGGAATACAATCCTTTAGTTGGAGATATAAAAAGGGAATTCAGTGAAATCGAAGACGGATTAATTCAACTAGATGCTTTTCAAAAAATGGTGTTAGCATTTAGAGATTCTTGTAAGTTGCATCCAGAAGTAGAAATTGGGGTTCACCAAATTCGTACTACCTGTCATCTAGATACTTTAGGTAATCCAGCACCGGAAGGCATCCATAGAGATGGTACAGATTTCATTGGGATATTCTGTGTTGATCGCCACAATATTGCAGGTGGTGAAACTCATTTGTATATGAATAAAAAGGAAAAACCCGTATTTAGAAAGGTTTTACAATCGGGAGAGTTATTGTTAGTTAATGATAACCAATTCTTCCATTTTACAACTCCCATTCAAGCTTTATCTGAAGGGGAAGGAACGAGAGATGTGTTTGTGCTAACTTGTCCGAGTTTGTTGCACTAA